One window of Kosakonia cowanii JCM 10956 = DSM 18146 genomic DNA carries:
- a CDS encoding methyl-accepting chemotaxis protein, which produces MSVTAFVGNITNNLSVGKKLTSSFIIVLIIMMITVATGLIGFKKVEENADKEAVTVQMVNTLSTARLNRTLYQYTGSAENADKNLKALQQIIELAKTLDTFSWSQEGQTKIDSLQQQTETYMAQRSTFVSSIQRRNELAAALRSAKIEDIAQQAASLSVSDSLPPESAVVAVRLEARLQESALLIEELIDSGSADTAARLSTALQQSAEYGKALAGQGGELASLNAALTTELASLQGNIDQFVTTFANQATQSKTLTGTATQLNESVENFFVWQQAQVKETMSHAMTIMLLAAAVGIAIALLIAWRITRNITRPLRETLHIAERISQGDLTMSITTQRRDEPGLLLQAVSVMNENLKEVISRVRSGVESVSRASAEIAAGNIDLSSRTEQQSAAVVETAASMEELTSTVKQNAENASHASKLAAEASSSADRGGKIVGEVVTTMEGIRASSHKIGDIINVINSIAFQTNILALNAAVEAARAGEQGRGFAVVAGEVRTLAQRSATAAKEIEALIHEAGSQVENGSKLVAGAGEAMEGIVNSVAQVRNIMNEIAGASEEQSRGISQIGQAMAEMDTTTQQNAALVEESSAAASSLEEQARELEQTISIFTLSGHKAQAAKKPAASKPAALKPALAETSWESF; this is translated from the coding sequence ATGTCCGTTACCGCTTTTGTAGGAAACATCACGAATAATCTAAGCGTCGGCAAAAAACTGACCTCCAGTTTTATTATCGTGCTTATTATTATGATGATTACCGTTGCAACAGGTCTTATTGGCTTTAAAAAAGTTGAAGAAAATGCGGATAAAGAAGCGGTTACCGTCCAGATGGTAAATACACTCAGCACCGCACGGCTTAATCGCACCCTTTATCAATATACCGGCTCGGCAGAAAACGCTGATAAAAACCTCAAGGCTTTACAACAAATTATTGAGCTGGCGAAAACGCTGGATACCTTTTCCTGGAGCCAGGAAGGCCAGACAAAAATTGACAGCCTGCAACAGCAAACCGAAACCTATATGGCACAAAGGAGCACCTTTGTTTCGTCAATACAACGCCGTAATGAACTGGCCGCCGCATTACGTAGCGCAAAGATTGAAGATATCGCCCAGCAGGCCGCTTCACTGAGCGTCAGCGATAGCTTGCCACCTGAAAGCGCGGTGGTGGCCGTGCGCCTTGAAGCGCGGTTGCAGGAGTCGGCGCTGTTAATTGAAGAGCTGATTGACTCCGGCAGCGCTGATACGGCTGCCCGTCTCAGCACCGCACTTCAGCAAAGCGCGGAATATGGGAAAGCGCTGGCCGGGCAGGGCGGAGAACTCGCCTCTTTAAATGCCGCCTTGACCACCGAGCTTGCCAGCCTGCAGGGGAATATTGACCAATTCGTTACTACGTTTGCCAATCAGGCAACGCAGTCCAAAACCCTGACTGGCACCGCCACTCAGTTAAACGAATCCGTTGAGAATTTCTTCGTCTGGCAGCAGGCGCAGGTGAAGGAAACCATGTCTCATGCGATGACTATCATGCTGCTTGCAGCCGCAGTAGGCATTGCGATTGCGCTGCTGATTGCCTGGCGCATCACCCGTAACATTACCCGTCCGCTGCGTGAAACGCTGCACATCGCCGAGCGCATTTCGCAGGGCGATCTCACCATGTCTATCACCACCCAACGTCGCGATGAGCCGGGGCTGCTGCTGCAAGCGGTTTCCGTGATGAATGAGAACCTGAAAGAGGTGATCTCCCGTGTGCGTAGCGGCGTGGAGAGCGTGTCGCGCGCCTCGGCGGAAATCGCCGCGGGCAATATCGATCTCTCCTCGCGTACCGAGCAGCAGTCCGCTGCGGTAGTGGAAACTGCCGCCAGTATGGAAGAGCTGACCTCGACGGTGAAACAGAATGCGGAAAACGCCAGCCACGCCAGCAAACTGGCGGCAGAGGCCTCTTCCAGCGCCGACCGCGGTGGCAAGATTGTTGGTGAAGTGGTCACCACCATGGAGGGGATCCGCGCCAGCTCGCACAAAATTGGCGACATCATCAACGTTATTAACAGCATCGCTTTCCAGACCAATATCCTCGCGCTTAACGCCGCAGTAGAAGCGGCGCGTGCGGGCGAACAGGGACGCGGGTTTGCCGTGGTCGCAGGCGAGGTGAGAACGCTGGCGCAGCGCAGCGCCACGGCGGCGAAAGAGATTGAAGCCCTGATCCACGAAGCGGGCAGCCAGGTGGAGAACGGTTCTAAGCTGGTGGCGGGGGCCGGTGAAGCGATGGAGGGGATCGTCAACTCTGTGGCCCAGGTCCGCAATATCATGAACGAGATTGCCGGCGCGTCTGAAGAGCAGAGCCGCGGCATCTCGCAGATCGGTCAGGCGATGGCAGAGATGGATACCACCACCCAGCAGAACGCCGCGCTGGTGGAGGAGTCCTCCGCGGCGGCAAGCTCCCTCGAAGAGCAGGCGCGCGAGCTGGAGCAGACTATCTCCATCTTTACCCTCTCCGGCCATAAAGCGCAGGCCGCGAAAAAGCCAGCGGCAAGCAAGCCCGCCGCGCTTAAACCGGCGCTGGCAGAGACAAGCTGGGAGAGTTTTTAA
- a CDS encoding YfaZ family outer membrane protein: MKKLSVLLSLSLVMASGSALAMGFTAEQSKNYTNLNAELGKSSDGLYAESNWVKNTKDGAQLGSLGVGYNFGLGPLTLSAGTKAVYLGPKKGDNGVAFPIGGGIDWALTDSIHLYGEGYSAPEGLTNSVKNYVEANGGIKWTPITPLTLKAGYRHASVDGKDGRPGHTIIDGAYLGAGVTF, from the coding sequence GTGAAAAAATTATCCGTACTTTTATCTTTATCTCTGGTGATGGCATCGGGTTCAGCCCTGGCAATGGGTTTTACCGCCGAACAAAGTAAGAACTACACCAATCTCAATGCTGAATTAGGCAAAAGCTCAGACGGCTTATATGCAGAGAGCAACTGGGTAAAAAATACTAAAGATGGCGCGCAGCTGGGCAGCCTGGGTGTAGGTTATAACTTTGGCCTCGGTCCGTTGACCCTCTCAGCCGGCACTAAAGCCGTCTACCTCGGGCCGAAAAAAGGCGATAACGGCGTGGCCTTCCCGATTGGCGGCGGCATCGACTGGGCGCTGACGGACAGCATTCATCTCTATGGCGAAGGCTACTCTGCACCGGAAGGTCTGACCAACAGCGTGAAAAACTACGTCGAAGCGAATGGCGGCATTAAATGGACACCTATCACGCCGCTTACGCTTAAAGCCGGTTACCGCCACGCAAGCGTCGATGGCAAAGATGGTCGTCCGGGCCACACCATTATCGACGGGGCCTATTTAGGCGCTGGCGTCACCTTCTGA